A genome region from bacterium includes the following:
- the mreC gene encoding rod shape-determining protein MreC: MQGLFTKRLSLIAGGLLLLLSVGLLTSGREGAGPENRSAGFVGLPLQGVASGAGRLFGGFVNRFIFFADAGEEVQKLRAEVDSLRFELLKTEEYRFENERLKSLLGFKEASFLDKMIPARVIGRSASAWYRTIVLDRGSLDGVKSGSPVVTSYGVVGRVYDVGESASRVLLLTDASSAVDGLLQRNRGQVLVEGDMTPNPRLLYITRGTDIEEGDKIVTSGLDGIFPKGVVLGHVGEARDEPGEMFVKAVLEPAVDFARLEEVFIITGTYGGVPE, from the coding sequence GGGCTTTTGCTGCTCCTGTCCGTGGGGCTGCTCACCTCCGGCCGCGAGGGGGCCGGGCCGGAGAACAGGTCCGCCGGCTTCGTGGGGCTTCCGCTTCAGGGGGTGGCCAGCGGCGCAGGAAGACTCTTCGGCGGCTTCGTGAACCGCTTCATCTTCTTTGCCGACGCCGGCGAAGAGGTCCAGAAGCTTCGTGCCGAGGTCGATTCCCTGCGCTTCGAGCTCCTCAAGACCGAAGAATACCGCTTCGAGAACGAAAGGCTCAAATCCCTCCTCGGTTTCAAGGAAGCCTCCTTTCTCGACAAGATGATCCCGGCCAGGGTCATAGGCCGTAGCGCTTCGGCCTGGTACCGCACCATAGTTCTCGACCGGGGCTCGCTGGACGGCGTAAAGAGCGGCTCTCCGGTGGTCACCAGCTACGGCGTGGTGGGCAGAGTCTATGACGTGGGCGAATCCGCCAGCAGGGTGCTTCTTCTCACCGACGCCAGCTCCGCCGTGGACGGCCTTTTGCAGCGCAACCGCGGGCAGGTTCTGGTCGAGGGGGACATGACCCCCAATCCGAGGCTCCTTTACATAACCCGCGGCACCGACATAGAGGAGGGCGACAAGATAGTCACCTCCGGGCTTGACGGCATCTTTCCCAAGGGCGTGGTGCTCGGACACGTGGGGGAAGCCCGCGACGAGCCGGGAGAGATGTTCGTGAAGGCGGTGCTGGAGCCCGCCGTGGATTTCGCCCGCCTCGAAGAGGTTTTCATAATCACCGGGACTTACGGAGGCGTACCTGAGTGA
- the mrdA gene encoding penicillin-binding protein 2 gives MIPSTPITRSHLKPRFVALMAVLGVAFLILALRLVQLQIMRGIYYRNLSENNRIRAIFLTPPRGYILDRNGEVLANTVASFDATVIPQEVPEDNRFETYLTVGSILGMKPEEIKEKVEGKGPARFRPRLLKRHISREEMAKLEARRIELRGIAVAPTPIRNYPLGDFFAATMGYMGAIGPGELGTPDFTDYDPADFVGRAGIEKSWEKEIRGIPGGLQVEVDVRGRRLRELAKKPAKPGANLVLTIDKTLQEAAEKALGDEVGSLVAVDVRTGDILAMASRPTYNPNEMAAGISTEEWKALAENPFHPLQNRAVQGLYAPGSTFKVIMAAAGLAEGAITTQSTFYCGGKLNFGGRDFGCWKHEGHGTVNLATAIEQSCDVYFYQLGLLLGVDAIHDYSRLFGLGEESGIGLAGEREGLVPSSAWKKKVKGKPWYAGETLSLAIGQGYLQVTPLQLAIMTATIANPSKVRPKPRFVLRIEDGDGKVVKSFEPETAGKLDINDTWLYAVRDGMRRVVEGSGTGRAARVEGFQVAGKTGTAQVVGMKNGVGGGASEEWIYRDHALFVCFAPYDDPKIAIAVVMDHGGHGGSVAAPKAARVLEAFRDLGKPKPEEDDPDKPEDEGEAKIDEQAVKPQD, from the coding sequence GTGATTCCCTCGACGCCGATTACCCGTTCGCATTTAAAGCCGCGTTTCGTCGCCCTGATGGCGGTGCTGGGAGTGGCCTTTCTCATTCTGGCGCTCCGGCTCGTGCAGCTTCAGATAATGAGAGGCATCTATTACCGCAATCTGAGCGAAAACAACCGCATCCGCGCAATTTTCCTCACCCCTCCGAGGGGCTACATCCTCGACCGCAACGGCGAGGTTCTGGCTAACACCGTCGCCTCCTTCGACGCCACGGTGATCCCTCAGGAGGTTCCCGAGGATAACCGCTTCGAGACCTATCTGACGGTCGGCTCCATACTCGGCATGAAGCCCGAGGAGATAAAGGAGAAGGTGGAGGGCAAAGGCCCCGCCCGTTTTCGGCCGCGCCTTTTAAAGAGGCACATCTCCCGCGAGGAGATGGCGAAGCTCGAAGCCAGAAGGATAGAGCTGCGGGGAATCGCCGTCGCGCCCACGCCCATCCGCAATTATCCTCTGGGCGATTTTTTCGCTGCGACGATGGGGTACATGGGGGCCATCGGCCCCGGCGAGCTGGGGACGCCGGATTTCACAGACTACGATCCGGCGGATTTCGTCGGCAGGGCGGGTATAGAAAAATCCTGGGAAAAGGAGATTCGTGGAATCCCCGGAGGCCTTCAGGTAGAGGTGGACGTGCGTGGCAGAAGGCTTCGGGAGCTGGCTAAAAAGCCCGCGAAACCGGGGGCCAACCTGGTCCTCACGATAGACAAGACCTTGCAGGAGGCCGCCGAAAAGGCTCTGGGGGACGAGGTGGGCTCTCTCGTCGCGGTGGACGTGCGCACCGGCGACATACTCGCCATGGCCTCGCGGCCGACCTACAACCCCAACGAAATGGCGGCCGGAATCTCCACCGAGGAGTGGAAGGCCCTCGCCGAAAATCCCTTTCACCCGCTGCAGAACAGGGCGGTGCAGGGGCTCTACGCGCCGGGCTCCACCTTCAAGGTGATAATGGCGGCGGCGGGGCTCGCCGAAGGGGCTATAACCACCCAGTCCACCTTTTACTGCGGCGGCAAACTCAATTTCGGCGGAAGGGATTTCGGCTGCTGGAAACACGAGGGCCACGGGACCGTCAATCTGGCAACGGCAATCGAGCAGTCCTGCGACGTTTATTTTTACCAGCTCGGCCTCCTTCTCGGCGTCGATGCAATTCACGACTACTCCAGGCTATTCGGCCTCGGCGAGGAGAGCGGCATAGGCCTCGCGGGCGAAAGAGAAGGGCTCGTGCCCTCCAGCGCCTGGAAAAAGAAGGTCAAGGGGAAGCCGTGGTATGCGGGCGAAACCCTCTCCCTCGCCATAGGACAGGGTTATTTGCAGGTAACGCCCCTTCAACTCGCTATAATGACCGCGACGATAGCCAACCCCTCCAAGGTGAGGCCAAAGCCCCGGTTCGTGCTGCGGATCGAGGATGGAGACGGCAAGGTCGTCAAGAGTTTCGAGCCCGAGACCGCGGGAAAGCTGGACATCAACGACACCTGGCTCTACGCGGTGCGCGACGGGATGAGAAGGGTCGTCGAAGGGTCCGGGACGGGGCGGGCGGCGCGCGTCGAGGGTTTCCAGGTCGCGGGCAAGACCGGGACAGCGCAGGTCGTAGGGATGAAAAACGGCGTCGGGGGAGGCGCAAGCGAGGAATGGATATACAGGGACCACGCGCTCTTCGTCTGCTTCGCCCCCTACGACGACCCGAAGATAGCTATTGCCGTAGTAATGGACCACGGGGGCCACGGAGGCAGCGTCGCCGCCCCCAAGGCCGCCAGGGTTCTCGAAGCCTTCAGGGATCTGGGCAAGCCAAAACCCGAGGAAGATGATCCGGACAAGCCCGAAGACGAAGGGGAAGCTAAAATTGACGAACAAGCCGTCAAGCCGCAGG